One genomic window of Citrobacter sp. Marseille-Q6884 includes the following:
- the rsmE gene encoding 16S rRNA (uracil(1498)-N(3))-methyltransferase translates to MRIPRIYHPEPLSSGSQISLCEDAANHIGRVLRMGPGQALQLFDGSNQVFDAEIIHASKKSVDVKVINAEPDDRESPLHIHLGQVMSRGEKMEFTIQKSIELGVSLITPLFSERCGVKLDSERLNKKLQQWQKIAIAACEQCGRNRVPEIRPAMDLEAWCAEQDEGLKLNLHPRASASINTLPLPVERIRLLIGPEGGLSADEIAMTARYQFTDILLGPRVLRTETTALTAITALQVRFGDLG, encoded by the coding sequence ATGCGCATTCCTCGCATTTATCACCCTGAGCCACTCTCTTCCGGCAGCCAAATCTCCCTGTGTGAAGATGCTGCCAACCATATCGGTCGTGTACTGCGTATGGGGCCAGGCCAGGCTCTCCAGTTATTTGACGGCAGCAACCAGGTATTCGACGCCGAAATCATCCACGCCAGCAAAAAAAGCGTGGACGTAAAGGTGATTAACGCGGAACCCGACGATCGCGAATCACCGTTGCACATTCATCTCGGGCAGGTAATGTCACGCGGCGAAAAAATGGAATTTACTATCCAGAAATCCATTGAGCTGGGTGTAAGCCTCATTACGCCACTTTTTTCTGAGCGCTGCGGCGTTAAACTGGATAGTGAACGCCTGAACAAGAAGCTCCAGCAGTGGCAGAAAATTGCTATTGCAGCCTGTGAACAGTGTGGTCGTAACCGGGTACCTGAAATCCGCCCGGCAATGGATCTGGAAGCGTGGTGTGCCGAACAGGATGAAGGATTGAAACTCAATCTTCACCCGCGCGCCAGTGCCAGCATCAATACGTTGCCGCTACCGGTGGAGCGCATCCGGTTGCTGATTGGCCCGGAAGGCGGACTGTCGGCCGATGAAATCGCCATGACCGCACGTTACCAGTTTACTGATATCCTGTTAGGACCTCGCGTTCTGCGTACAGAGACAACTGCGCTTACCGCCATTACCGCGCTACAGGTGCGATTTGGCGACTTAGGTTGA
- the gshB gene encoding glutathione synthase, whose product MIKLGIVMDPIASINIKKDSSFAMLLEAQRRGYELHYMEMADLYLINGEARAHTRTLSVEQNYDKWYEFTGEQDLPLADLDVILMRKDPPFDTEFIYATYILERAEEKGTLIVNKPQSLRDCNEKLFTAWFADLTPETLVTRNKAQLKAFWQKHSDIILKPLDGMGGASIFRVKEGDPNLGVIAETLTEHGTRYCMAQNYLPAIKDGDKRVLVVDGEPVPYCLARIPQGGETRGNLAAGGRGEPRPLTDSDWEIARRIGPTLKAKGLIFVGLDIIGDRLTEINVTSPTCIREIEAEFPVSITGMLMDAIEARLQK is encoded by the coding sequence ATGATCAAGCTCGGCATCGTGATGGACCCCATCGCAAGCATCAACATCAAGAAAGATTCCAGCTTCGCTATGCTGCTGGAAGCACAACGTCGTGGTTACGAACTTCATTATATGGAGATGGCCGATCTTTATCTGATTAACGGTGAAGCCCGCGCCCACACGCGAACCCTCAGCGTCGAACAGAATTACGATAAATGGTACGAATTTACCGGCGAGCAGGATCTGCCACTGGCCGATCTCGACGTTATTCTGATGCGTAAGGACCCGCCGTTTGATACCGAGTTCATCTACGCGACCTATATTCTGGAACGTGCGGAAGAGAAAGGTACGCTGATCGTTAACAAACCGCAGAGCCTGCGTGATTGCAATGAAAAGCTGTTCACCGCGTGGTTCGCCGACCTGACGCCGGAAACGCTGGTCACGCGCAACAAAGCGCAGCTGAAAGCCTTCTGGCAGAAACACAGCGACATTATTCTCAAACCGCTGGACGGTATGGGCGGCGCCTCTATCTTCCGCGTGAAGGAAGGCGACCCGAACCTCGGCGTGATTGCCGAAACGCTGACCGAGCACGGTACCCGCTACTGCATGGCACAGAACTATCTGCCAGCGATTAAAGACGGCGACAAACGTGTGCTGGTGGTCGATGGTGAACCGGTGCCGTACTGCCTGGCGCGTATTCCGCAGGGCGGCGAAACCCGTGGTAACCTGGCTGCCGGTGGTCGTGGCGAACCCCGTCCGCTGACTGACAGCGACTGGGAAATTGCGCGTCGCATTGGGCCTACGCTGAAAGCCAAAGGCCTGATTTTTGTCGGCCTGGATATCATTGGCGATCGCCTGACGGAAATTAACGTCACCAGCCCAACCTGTATTCGTGAAATTGAGGCGGAATTCCCGGTTTCCATTACCGGTATGCTGATGGACGCGATTGAAGCTCGCCTGCAAAAGTAA
- a CDS encoding YqgE/AlgH family protein has protein sequence MNLQHHFLIAMPALQDPIFRRSVVYICEHNENGAMGIIINKPLENLQIEGILEKLKITPEMRDPAIRLDKAVMLGGPLAEDRGFILHTPPSRFASSIRISDNTIITTSRDVLETLGTQEQPSEVLVALGYSSWEKGQLEQELLDNAWLTAPADLNILFKTPIADRWRDAAKLIGIDILTMPGVAGHA, from the coding sequence ATGAATTTACAGCATCACTTTCTTATTGCCATGCCTGCTCTCCAGGACCCGATTTTCCGTCGTTCCGTGGTGTACATCTGTGAACATAATGAAAACGGCGCAATGGGGATTATCATCAATAAGCCCCTCGAAAATTTACAGATTGAAGGGATACTGGAAAAACTGAAGATTACCCCTGAGATGCGCGATCCGGCGATTCGCCTGGATAAAGCGGTGATGCTCGGCGGCCCGCTGGCGGAAGATCGTGGGTTTATTCTGCATACCCCGCCATCACGTTTCGCCTCCAGTATTCGTATCTCGGATAACACCATCATTACGACGTCCCGCGATGTGTTAGAGACCCTGGGTACCCAGGAGCAGCCCTCCGAAGTGCTGGTCGCGTTAGGCTACTCGTCGTGGGAAAAAGGCCAACTGGAGCAAGAGCTACTGGATAATGCCTGGCTCACTGCCCCTGCCGATCTGAACATTTTGTTTAAGACGCCGATTGCTGACCGCTGGCGCGACGCAGCAAAACTTATCGGAATAGACATTCTGACCATGCCTGGCGTGGCGGGACATGCCTGA
- the ruvX gene encoding Holliday junction resolvase RuvX, whose protein sequence is MSGTLLSFDFGTKSIGVAIGQRVTGTARALPAIKAQDGTPDWNLIERLLKEWQPDEVIVGLPLNMDGTEQPLTARARKFANRIHGRFGVTVTLHDERLSTVEARAGLFEQGGYRALNKGKVDSASAVIILESYFEQGY, encoded by the coding sequence ATGAGCGGAACATTACTCTCCTTTGATTTTGGTACGAAAAGTATTGGCGTTGCCATTGGTCAGCGCGTGACCGGCACGGCCAGAGCACTGCCAGCCATCAAAGCGCAGGACGGTACGCCGGACTGGAATTTGATTGAGCGCCTGCTCAAAGAGTGGCAACCGGATGAAGTCATTGTCGGCCTGCCGCTCAATATGGATGGCACCGAGCAACCTCTTACCGCACGTGCCCGCAAATTCGCCAACCGCATTCATGGTCGTTTCGGCGTGACGGTCACGCTTCATGACGAACGCCTGAGTACCGTAGAAGCCCGCGCAGGTCTGTTTGAACAAGGCGGGTACCGTGCGCTGAATAAAGGCAAAGTGGACTCCGCTTCTGCCGTTATTATTCTCGAAAGCTATTTTGAACAGGGCTACTGA
- a CDS encoding type IV pilus twitching motility protein PilT, with protein MNMEEIVALSVKHNVSDLHLCNAWPARWRIRGRIEIAPFTAPDVDALLLHWLSDQQQVQWQEKGQIDFAVALSDSRRLRASAFAHQQGASLALRLLPVVCPRLEELQTPDSVPELLHGENGLILVTGATGSGKSTTLAAMVEHLNQHVEGHILTLEDPIEYRYASQRCLIQQREIGVHCASFAAGLRAALREDPDVILLGELRDTETIRLALTAAETGHLVLATLHTRGAAQAVERLVDTFPAQEKEPVRHQLAGSLRAVLSQKLEEDKQGGRVALFELLINTAAVGNLIREGKTHQLPGVIQTGQQVGMQTFAQSLQLRQAQGRL; from the coding sequence ATGAATATGGAAGAAATAGTGGCCCTTAGTGTAAAGCATAACGTGTCGGATCTACACCTGTGCAATGCATGGCCTGCGCGCTGGCGCATACGAGGAAGGATAGAAATCGCGCCGTTCACCGCACCCGACGTGGACGCATTACTGCTGCACTGGCTGAGTGACCAACAACAGGTACAGTGGCAGGAAAAGGGGCAGATTGATTTTGCCGTTGCGCTATCGGATTCCCGGCGTTTGCGCGCCAGCGCTTTTGCTCATCAGCAGGGGGCTTCGCTGGCGCTACGGTTGTTGCCGGTTGTCTGTCCGCGCCTTGAGGAGCTGCAGACGCCTGACAGTGTGCCTGAACTGCTGCACGGCGAAAATGGGCTGATTCTGGTGACGGGAGCCACAGGAAGTGGGAAGTCCACGACGCTGGCGGCGATGGTGGAGCATCTTAACCAGCATGTTGAGGGGCATATTCTGACGCTGGAAGATCCTATCGAGTACCGCTATGCCAGCCAGCGCTGTCTGATTCAACAACGGGAAATAGGCGTGCACTGCGCTTCTTTTGCTGCCGGGTTACGGGCGGCGTTGCGTGAAGATCCCGATGTCATTCTGCTGGGTGAGTTGCGTGACACAGAGACCATTCGTCTGGCGCTCACGGCAGCGGAAACCGGACATCTGGTGCTGGCAACGCTCCATACGCGCGGTGCGGCACAAGCGGTGGAGCGGCTGGTGGATACGTTTCCGGCACAGGAAAAGGAGCCGGTTCGCCATCAACTGGCAGGCAGTTTACGGGCGGTACTCTCGCAAAAACTGGAGGAAGACAAGCAAGGAGGGCGAGTCGCGTTATTCGAACTGCTCATCAATACGGCGGCGGTCGGGAATCTGATCCGTGAGGGGAAAACCCACCAGCTTCCCGGAGTGATACAAACCGGGCAACAGGTGGGAATGCAGACCTTTGCTCAGAGCCTGCAACTGCGTCAGGCGCAGGGCAGGCTGTAA
- a CDS encoding YggS family pyridoxal phosphate-dependent enzyme: MNDIAHNLAHVRDKISAAATRCGRSSEEVTLLAVSKTKPASAIEEAIAAGQRAFGENYVQEGVDKIRYFKENGVEGLQWHFIGPLQSNKSRLVAEHFDWCHTIDRLRIAARLSEQRPPHLPPLNVLIQINISDENSKSGIPLTELDALAAEVAALPRITLRGLMAIPAPESDYVRQFEVAQQMAVAFAGLKTRYPDIDTLSLGMSDDMDAAIAAGSTMVRIGTAIFGARDYTKN; encoded by the coding sequence ATGAACGATATCGCGCATAACCTGGCACATGTCCGGGACAAAATCTCAGCCGCCGCGACGCGTTGCGGGCGGTCTTCAGAAGAAGTTACGTTACTTGCAGTCAGCAAAACCAAACCTGCGAGCGCCATCGAAGAAGCCATTGCCGCAGGGCAACGCGCGTTTGGCGAAAACTATGTTCAGGAAGGGGTGGATAAAATCCGCTACTTCAAAGAAAACGGTGTCGAGGGCCTGCAATGGCACTTTATCGGTCCGTTACAGTCCAACAAAAGCCGACTGGTGGCTGAACATTTTGACTGGTGCCATACGATAGACCGTTTGCGTATCGCGGCCCGTCTCAGTGAGCAGCGCCCGCCACACTTGCCGCCGCTGAATGTACTGATTCAAATTAACATCAGCGATGAGAACAGTAAGTCGGGTATTCCGCTTACAGAGCTGGATGCCCTGGCCGCAGAAGTCGCCGCCCTACCGCGAATTACCCTGCGCGGGTTAATGGCGATCCCGGCGCCAGAGTCAGATTATGTAAGGCAGTTTGAAGTTGCACAGCAAATGGCTGTAGCATTTGCCGGGCTGAAAACGCGTTACCCGGATATCGACACACTCTCACTGGGCATGTCTGATGATATGGATGCCGCCATCGCGGCGGGTAGCACGATGGTGCGCATTGGCACTGCTATTTTTGGTGCTCGTGATTACACAAAAAATTAA
- a CDS encoding YggT family protein — protein sequence MNTLTFLLSTVIELYTMALLLRVWMQWSRCDFYNPFSQFIVKITQPVIGPLRRIIPPMGPIDSASVVVALILSFIKAIVLFKVVTFQPIIWIAAVLIVLKTIGLLIFWVLLVMAIMSWVSQGRSPVEYVLMQLADPLLRPIRRILPGMGGIDFSPMILVLLLYVINMGIAEVLQATGNMLLPGLWMAL from the coding sequence ATGAATACGTTGACCTTCCTGCTCTCAACGGTAATTGAGCTTTATACCATGGCGCTGCTATTGCGCGTGTGGATGCAGTGGTCCCGCTGCGATTTTTACAATCCGTTCTCACAGTTTATTGTGAAAATCACCCAGCCTGTTATTGGGCCGTTACGCCGTATCATTCCCCCGATGGGGCCGATTGACAGCGCCTCGGTCGTGGTCGCGTTAATTCTCAGCTTTATCAAGGCGATAGTGTTGTTTAAAGTGGTGACGTTCCAGCCGATTATCTGGATAGCCGCTGTGCTGATTGTCCTGAAAACCATCGGATTGTTGATTTTCTGGGTATTGCTGGTGATGGCGATCATGAGCTGGGTCAGCCAGGGTCGCAGCCCTGTGGAATACGTCCTGATGCAACTGGCAGATCCGCTGCTGCGCCCCATCCGCCGTATACTCCCGGGAATGGGCGGAATCGACTTTTCTCCGATGATCCTGGTGCTGCTGCTTTACGTCATCAACATGGGGATCGCTGAAGTATTACAGGCGACAGGCAACATGCTGCTGCCGGGGCTGTGGATGGCGCTATGA
- the yggU gene encoding DUF167 family protein YggU, which translates to MSAVTPCDDGLVLRLYIQPKASRDSIVGLHGDEVKVAITAPPVDGQANSHLVKFLGKQFRVAKSQVVIEKGELGRHKQVKIIHPQQIPPEIAALTD; encoded by the coding sequence ATGAGTGCCGTCACCCCCTGCGACGACGGTCTGGTTTTACGGCTCTACATTCAGCCTAAAGCCAGCCGTGACAGTATTGTGGGTTTACATGGCGACGAAGTAAAAGTCGCCATTACCGCCCCGCCTGTCGATGGCCAGGCGAACAGCCATCTGGTGAAATTTCTCGGTAAACAGTTCCGCGTGGCGAAAAGCCAGGTCGTCATTGAGAAGGGCGAGCTTGGTCGCCACAAACAGGTTAAAATCATTCATCCGCAACAGATCCCGCCAGAAATTGCGGCGCTAACTGATTAG
- a CDS encoding XTP/dITP diphosphatase, which yields MQKVVLATGNAGKVRELASLLSDFGLDVVAQTDLGVDSAEETGLTFIENAILKARHAAQITGLPAIADDSGLAVNALGGAPGIYSARYSGEDATDQQNLEKLLHTLRDIPEENRQAQFHCVLVYMRHADDPTPIVCHGSWPGVITREPAGNGGFGYDPIFFVPSEGKTAAELTREKKSAISHRGQALKLLLDALRNG from the coding sequence ATGCAAAAAGTTGTCCTCGCGACCGGCAATGCCGGTAAAGTGCGTGAACTCGCCTCTCTTCTGAGCGATTTCGGGCTTGATGTCGTTGCTCAAACGGATCTGGGCGTTGATTCAGCGGAAGAGACCGGCTTGACCTTTATTGAAAATGCCATTCTGAAAGCGCGTCATGCTGCGCAAATCACCGGCCTGCCTGCCATTGCCGATGACTCCGGTCTGGCTGTTAATGCGCTGGGTGGCGCACCGGGTATTTATTCCGCCCGCTATTCCGGTGAAGACGCGACCGATCAACAGAACCTGGAAAAACTGCTGCACACCCTGCGGGATATCCCGGAAGAAAATCGTCAGGCGCAGTTCCATTGCGTGCTGGTGTACATGCGCCATGCAGACGATCCCACCCCTATTGTTTGTCACGGAAGCTGGCCGGGTGTCATTACCCGTGAGCCTGCCGGAAACGGGGGATTTGGCTATGATCCGATCTTTTTTGTCCCCTCGGAAGGTAAAACCGCAGCGGAACTGACGCGTGAAAAGAAGAGTGCAATCTCCCACCGCGGACAGGCGCTGAAGCTGCTGTTGGATGCCCTGCGTAATGGTTAA
- the hemW gene encoding radical SAM family heme chaperone HemW, producing MVKLPPLSLYIHIPWCVQKCPYCDFNSHALKGEVPHDDYVGHLLSDLDADAAYAQGREVKTIFIGGGTPSLLSGPAMQTLLDGVRARLNLAADAEITMEANPGTVEADRFVDYQRAGVNRISIGVQSFSSTKLERLGRIHGPEEAKRAAHLASGLGLRSFNLDLMHGLPDQTLEEALGDLQQAIALNPPHLSWYQLTIEPNTLFGSRPPVLPDDDALWDIFEQGHTLLTAAGYQQYETSAYAKPGYQCQHNLNYWRFGDYLGIGCGAHGKVTFPDGRILRTTKTRHPRGYMQGRYLESQRDVAEADKPFEFFMNRFRLLEAAPRAEFTQYTGLAEDVIRKEIDEAIAQGYLTESEAFWQITQHGKLFLNSLLELFLAE from the coding sequence ATGGTTAAGCTTCCACCGCTGAGTCTGTACATTCACATCCCGTGGTGCGTGCAGAAATGTCCTTACTGCGATTTCAACTCGCATGCGCTGAAGGGCGAAGTCCCTCATGATGACTATGTCGGACACCTGCTAAGCGATCTGGATGCCGACGCTGCCTACGCGCAGGGCCGTGAAGTAAAGACCATTTTTATTGGTGGCGGTACGCCGAGCCTGCTGTCCGGCCCGGCAATGCAAACGCTGCTGGATGGTGTGCGAGCGCGCCTGAACCTGGCGGCGGATGCTGAAATTACTATGGAAGCCAATCCTGGCACGGTTGAAGCCGATCGTTTCGTCGATTATCAACGTGCCGGAGTGAACCGTATCTCCATTGGCGTGCAAAGCTTCAGTTCGACCAAACTCGAACGTCTGGGACGTATCCACGGACCGGAAGAAGCCAAACGCGCAGCGCACCTGGCGAGCGGTCTGGGACTTCGCAGTTTTAACCTCGATCTGATGCACGGTTTGCCGGATCAGACGCTGGAAGAAGCACTGGGCGATTTGCAACAGGCGATCGCACTGAACCCGCCTCACCTTTCCTGGTACCAGCTGACTATCGAACCCAACACGCTGTTTGGCTCCCGTCCACCGGTGTTACCTGACGATGACGCACTGTGGGATATTTTTGAGCAAGGCCATACGTTGCTTACCGCCGCCGGGTATCAGCAATATGAAACGTCGGCCTACGCAAAACCGGGCTATCAGTGTCAGCACAATCTTAATTACTGGCGTTTTGGCGACTATCTCGGCATTGGCTGTGGAGCGCACGGCAAGGTCACGTTCCCTGACGGACGCATTCTGCGCACCACCAAAACGCGGCATCCACGTGGATACATGCAGGGGCGTTATCTGGAAAGCCAGCGAGATGTGGCTGAGGCCGATAAGCCATTCGAGTTCTTTATGAACCGTTTCCGGTTACTGGAAGCCGCGCCGCGTGCTGAATTCACACAATACACCGGGCTTGCTGAAGACGTTATACGTAAAGAGATCGATGAAGCCATCGCGCAGGGATATCTCACTGAGAGCGAAGCGTTCTGGCAGATTACCCAGCACGGTAAGCTGTTTTTAAACTCTCTGCTGGAGCTGTTTCTGGCGGAGTAA
- the ansB gene encoding L-asparaginase 2, giving the protein MEFFRKTALAALVMGFSGAALALPNITILATGGTIAGGGDSATKSNYTAGKVGVENLVDAVPQLKDIAVVKGEQVVNIGSQDMNDDVWLTLAKKINTECDKTDGFVITHGTDTMEETAYFLDLTVKCNKPVVLVGAMRPSTGMSADGPFNLYNAVVTAADKASANRGVLVVMNDTVLDGRDVTKTNTTDVATFKSVNYGPLGYIHNGKIDYQRTPARKHTTETPFDVSKLNELPKVGIVYNYANASDLPAKALVDAGYAGIVSAGVGNGNLYKTVFDTLATAAHKGTVVVRSSRVPTGATTQDAEVDDAKYGFVASGSLNPQKARVLLQLALTQTKDPKQIQTMFNQY; this is encoded by the coding sequence ATGGAGTTTTTCAGGAAAACGGCACTCGCCGCACTGGTTATGGGATTCAGCGGCGCGGCGCTGGCATTACCTAATATCACCATTCTGGCTACCGGCGGTACGATTGCAGGCGGCGGTGATTCCGCTACAAAATCTAACTACACGGCGGGTAAAGTCGGCGTAGAAAATCTGGTAGATGCTGTGCCGCAACTGAAAGATATTGCCGTCGTTAAGGGCGAGCAGGTTGTGAATATCGGTTCTCAGGATATGAACGACGACGTCTGGTTAACGCTGGCGAAGAAGATCAATACCGAGTGTGATAAAACCGACGGCTTCGTGATAACTCATGGTACGGATACCATGGAAGAAACCGCGTACTTCCTCGACCTGACCGTCAAATGCAACAAACCGGTCGTGCTGGTTGGTGCCATGCGTCCGTCTACGGGGATGAGCGCTGATGGCCCGTTCAACCTGTATAACGCCGTGGTAACGGCGGCCGACAAAGCGTCTGCAAACCGCGGCGTGCTGGTGGTGATGAACGACACCGTCCTGGATGGTCGTGATGTGACCAAAACCAACACCACCGATGTTGCCACCTTCAAATCCGTTAACTACGGCCCGCTGGGCTACATTCATAACGGCAAAATCGACTACCAGCGCACACCTGCGCGTAAGCACACCACCGAAACACCGTTCGATGTCTCTAAGCTGAACGAACTGCCGAAGGTGGGAATTGTTTATAACTACGCTAACGCGTCCGATCTGCCAGCAAAAGCGCTGGTGGACGCGGGTTATGCGGGGATCGTCAGTGCGGGTGTGGGTAATGGCAACCTGTATAAAACGGTTTTCGATACGCTGGCGACTGCCGCGCATAAGGGTACCGTTGTCGTGCGTTCCTCCCGTGTACCAACGGGCGCGACCACTCAGGATGCAGAAGTGGATGATGCTAAATATGGTTTCGTCGCTTCAGGCTCGTTGAATCCGCAAAAAGCACGTGTGCTGTTGCAACTGGCGTTGACTCAAACCAAAGATCCTAAACAGATCCAGACGATGTTTAATCAGTATTAA
- a CDS encoding DUF2884 domain-containing protein, with protein sequence MMRKTLLAAVLTFTAMAAHADYQCSVTPRDDVILSPQTVQVKGENGDLVITPAGNVTFNGKQYTLSAAQREQAKDYQAALRSSLPWIDEGARARVEKGRVALDKIIAKEVGESSNMRSRLTKLDAQLKEQMNRIIEHRTDGLTFHYKAIDQVRADGQQLVNQAMGGILQDSINEMGAKAVLKGGGNPLQGVLGSLGGLQTSIQNEWKNQEKDFQQFGKDVCARVVTLEDDRKALVNNLK encoded by the coding sequence ATGATGCGCAAAACGCTGCTGGCGGCAGTTCTTACGTTCACGGCGATGGCCGCACATGCCGATTACCAGTGCAGCGTCACCCCACGTGACGATGTGATTTTGAGCCCGCAAACGGTGCAGGTGAAGGGTGAAAACGGCGACCTGGTGATTACACCGGCCGGGAATGTCACCTTTAATGGCAAGCAGTACACCCTGAGCGCCGCACAGCGCGAGCAGGCTAAAGATTATCAGGCGGCGTTGCGTAGCAGCCTGCCGTGGATTGACGAAGGTGCCAGAGCGCGCGTAGAGAAAGGCCGCGTGGCGCTGGATAAAATCATCGCCAAAGAAGTGGGCGAAAGCAGTAATATGCGCAGCCGCTTGACCAAACTTGATGCCCAATTAAAAGAGCAGATGAACCGGATTATCGAGCATCGTACGGACGGTCTGACCTTCCATTATAAAGCGATTGATCAGGTTCGCGCTGACGGGCAGCAGCTGGTGAATCAGGCGATGGGCGGCATTTTGCAGGATAGCATCAACGAGATGGGTGCAAAAGCCGTGCTCAAAGGCGGCGGTAATCCGCTGCAGGGCGTGCTGGGTAGCCTCGGTGGTTTGCAAACGTCGATCCAGAATGAGTGGAAGAATCAGGAAAAAGACTTCCAGCAGTTTGGCAAAGATGTTTGTGCTCGTGTCGTGACGCTGGAAGATGACCGTAAAGCATTAGTTAATAATCTGAAATAA
- a CDS encoding YggL family protein, with protein sequence MAKNRSRRLRKKMHIDEFQEVGFSVAWRFPEGTSGEQVDKIVDDFIDEVIEPNKLAFDGSGYLAWEGLICLQEIGKCTEEHQAIVRKWLEEHKLEEVRTSELFDVWWD encoded by the coding sequence ATGGCAAAGAACCGTAGCCGTCGTCTGCGTAAAAAAATGCATATCGACGAATTCCAGGAAGTCGGATTTTCGGTTGCATGGCGTTTCCCGGAAGGTACATCTGGAGAGCAGGTCGATAAAATCGTTGATGACTTTATCGATGAAGTGATTGAGCCGAACAAGCTGGCGTTTGACGGCAGCGGCTATCTGGCCTGGGAAGGTCTGATCTGCCTGCAGGAAATCGGCAAATGCACGGAAGAACATCAGGCGATTGTCCGTAAGTGGCTGGAAGAGCACAAACTTGAAGAAGTGCGCACCAGCGAACTTTTCGATGTTTGGTGGGACTAA
- the trmB gene encoding tRNA (guanosine(46)-N7)-methyltransferase TrmB — MKNDVISPEFDENGRPLRRIRSFVRRQGRLTKGQEHALENYWPVMGVEFSEDPVDFAALFGREAPVTLEIGFGMGASLVAMAKARPEQNFLGIEVHSPGVGACLASAHEEGVSNLRVMCHDAVEVLHKMIPDNSLSMVQLFFPDPWHKARHNKRRIVQVPFAELVKSKLKLGGVFHMATDWEAYAEHMLEVMSSIDGYKNQSESNDYVPRPESRPVTKFEQRGHRLGHGVWDLMFERVK, encoded by the coding sequence ATGAAGAACGACGTCATTTCACCGGAATTTGATGAAAACGGCCGCCCTCTGCGCCGGATTCGTAGTTTTGTTCGTCGCCAGGGGCGACTGACGAAAGGGCAGGAACACGCGCTGGAAAACTACTGGCCGGTGATGGGCGTTGAGTTCAGCGAAGATCCCGTGGATTTCGCCGCGCTGTTTGGTCGTGAAGCGCCGGTGACGCTTGAGATTGGTTTTGGGATGGGGGCTTCGCTGGTCGCCATGGCGAAAGCGCGCCCGGAGCAAAATTTCCTCGGCATTGAAGTTCACTCGCCGGGCGTCGGCGCGTGTCTGGCTTCCGCCCATGAAGAGGGTGTCAGCAACCTGCGCGTCATGTGTCATGATGCCGTTGAAGTGCTGCATAAAATGATTCCTGACAATTCTTTATCTATGGTTCAGCTCTTTTTCCCTGACCCGTGGCATAAAGCACGTCATAATAAACGCCGTATCGTTCAGGTACCGTTTGCTGAGCTGGTGAAAAGTAAGCTGAAGCTGGGCGGCGTGTTCCACATGGCAACCGACTGGGAAGCTTATGCGGAACACATGCTTGAAGTGATGTCCTCAATTGACGGGTATAAAAACCAGTCAGAGAGTAACGATTATGTACCGCGCCCGGAATCGCGCCCGGTAACCAAATTTGAACAACGTGGTCATCGTCTTGGCCACGGCGTATGGGACTTAATGTTCGAGAGGGTGAAATAA